The sequence below is a genomic window from Deltaproteobacteria bacterium GWC2_55_46.
AACCGGCGAGCCGCCCCTGTTATACGCCCTGTAGCTGAAAGTCGGCATCGGCTCTTAATCCCCGTCGTCCCTCGTTACCCTCAGCACCTCCGCGAGGCTCGTAAGCCCCATGGCTGCCTTGGTAAGGCCGTCCTCCATCATCGTCTTCATGCCTTTCGAGACGGCGTGCCTCTTCATGGTGTCAGCGTCCTGGTTCTTGAGTATCATCGGCCTCATCTCAGGGCCCGGGACCAGGAATTCGAATATCCCGGCCCTGCCGAAGTAGCCTGTGCCAGAGCACCTTTCGCACCCGGCGGCCGCATATAGCTCTTGCGGCGGTGAAGCGAAGAGCCTTGACTCCTCCGGGGTAGCGGCGTAGCTCTTCTTGCACTCCGGGCACAGGAGCCTTACCAGCCTCTGCGCGAGTATGCCTGAAATGGATGAGGCCGCGAGGAACGGCTCTATCCCCATGTCCACGAGCCTTGTGACCGCGCTCGCGGTGTCGTTTGTGTGCAGCGTAGAGAGCACGAGGTGGCCGGTAAGAGACGCCTGTATCGCTATCTCGGCGGTCTCCCTGTCGCGTATCTCTCCGACCATTATCACGTCCGGGTCCTGTCTCAATATCGAGCGCAGGCCGTGGGCGAAGGTGAGGCCGATCTTCGGGTTCACATGTATCTGTCCGATGCCCTTGAGCTGGTACTCGACCGGGTCCTCTATGGTTATGATATTCCTCGTGGTGCTGTTGATGCTGCTTATGGCGGAATAAAGGGTGGTCGTCTTGCCGGAGCCGGTGGGGCCTGTCACGAGGATGATGCCGCTGTTGCGCGCAAGGAGCGCCTCTAAAGAAGAGACCTGCGCTGGCGTGAGACCAAGCCTCTCAAGCCTTATTATCTCCGCCTTTCTGTCGAGGATCCTAAGGACGATCCTTTCTCCGTACGAGGTTGGGATGACCGAGACCCTTACGTATACGTCCTTGCCGGCCACGAGAAGCCTGATCTTGCCGTCCTGCGGCAGCCTCTTCTCTGCGATATCCAGGCCGGCCATGATCTTCACTCTGCTGGCGAGTGCTTCCTGTATCGTTTTGGGAGGGGTGAGGACCGGATAGAGGACTCCGTCTATTCTGAACCTGACCTCGACCTCTCTTTCATAGGGCTCGATGTGGATGTCGCTTGCCCTGTCCTTGACGGCCTTGAAGAGGAGCGAGTTGAGGATCTTTATTATCGGGGCCTCTTCGGCGAGGTCGACGAGGTCTTTCGGCTCTTCCCACGCGGTGGAGATCGAATCAAGGCTAACGCTGCCGAGGCCGTCTATCACCTCCTGGGCCGAACCTGAAAGCCTGTCGAAAAACCTGTTTATCGCGTCGGTTATCTGTTTTTCTTCCGCGAATACCGGCTTGACCGGAAAACCCGTTATCCTTTCAAGCTCGTTTACCGTGAATATCCCCCTGGGCCCTGCGAGCGCCACAAGCAGATGCCCCTCCTTCACCTTGAGCGGCATGACCAGGTTCTTCTTTACGTAGCTCAACGTCACTTTTTCAAGAATAGAGGTGTCTACATACTCATCCCTGATCTCTTTTATGCGGTGAAAACCGCCTTTTGGCATGGCCTCGAAAAGATCGCTATCCATCTACGTTCACCGTCTCCTCCTGTTCGATCGAGCCGTTCTTGTCCAACCGGCCCTTGAGCGCGCCGTTCTTGTCGAACTCCCGCTGTTTCCTGTCCCTTAAGTCTTCGAGCCCCTTGAAGTCCTCTATGATGTAAGGTGTTATGAAGACAAGCAGGTTGGTCTTCTGCCGCTGGTCGGTGGTCGACTTGAAGAGCCACCCGAATAGCGGTATATCGCCAAGCAACGGGACCTTGGTAGTGTTGCTGGTATTCCTGTTCTGGATGAGGCCGCCTATGACGACCGTCTGGTTGTTCTTGACCACGACGCTGGTCTGAGCCGACCTCTTTGTGGTGATTATGTCGGCTGCGCCGCCTGTCCTTGAAGGCGATACAGCCGATATCTCCTGGTAGATGTCGAGCTTGACGAAGTCACCTTCGCTTATCTTGGGTCGTATCTTGAGCCGTATGCCTACGTCGCGCCGTTCGATGGACTGCAGCAGCGGCTGCCCCGCGGTGCCGGCCTGCCGTTCGAGGCTTGCTAGGAAAGGGACGTTCTCGCCCACCATTATCTCAGCCTCGGAGTTGTCGCTTGTTAGTATGTGCGGCGTGGAGAGGACGTTTATGATGTCCTTGAACTCCGAGAGCGAGAAGAGCACGGCGAACCCCGGCGCCGTAAGGTTGAAGCTTGTCCCGTCTGCCCTGGTAACCGGTATCGTAAGCAGGTTCCCGAGGCCGCCTATGGTAAGCCCTGCCAGCCCGTTCAGGATGGTCTGTATCGAGGAGGCGTCTATTGAGCCGACGCCGCCTATGGCGACAGGCGCGTTCTCCTTTTCTGCGGAGAGCCTGAACTTGGTGCCGAGCTCTATGGCCTTGTCAACGGTCACCTCGGTTATCATGGCCTCGACGAAGACCTGTTTCGGCCTGCGGTCAAGTTTTTCGATGACCTGCACGAGGTTCTGGTAGTCGGCAGGGGAGGCCATGATGATAAGCGAATTGGTCGCCTTGCTCGGCGTTACGCTTATCCTTCCGGTTATCTCCTGCGTTATCTGGGGCGCCCCTCCTGGCTGGGGCTGCGCTGCCTGGGCCGCGCCAGGCCTTATAAGGGCGTCGATGACCTTGGCCAGGTCCTCCGCGTCCGCGTTTTCCAGATAATATACGTTTATGCGGCTGCTGGCCTCAGGGGGCGGCACGTCAAGCAGGTTGATGAAGTCCCTGAAGAACTCCCGGTCGGAGACCGAATCAGAGAGTATTATTGCGTTCAGCCGCTCATCTGGCGTAATGGTGCTCTCCAGGTTATCTCCGCGCCTTATGCCAGTCCTCCTCTGTTCTTCCCTCCGGAGTATCCCGGCTACGGCGTCGGCTTGAGCGTACTTGAGGTATATGACCTCCGGCGCTTTCACAACCGACGGCTCGTCTATCGACTTGAGTATCGCGAGTATCTTCTCTATGTTCTGTGCTGTGTCGACCAGCAGGAGGGCGTTTCTTGTGCCGAAGACAGATATCTGCCCGTTCTTCGACACGAGCGGCTGGACCGCCGAGAAGGCGTCCTGCACCGAGATGGTGTTAAGCGGTATGAGCCTTACTATGTACTCGTCAGGCCTGACCGAGCCAGGGTCGCGCACGACCCTGGTGCCGCTCTGCTTGGCGGCGGATGACTGGATTATCTTGTAGTAGCCGTCGGTGGGTATGACGGTAAAGTTCTTTAGCTCAAGCGCCGAGATAAAGAGGTTCAACGCTTCGTCGCTCGTAAGCTTCCCGGGGGCTATTATTGTGACCTTCCCCCGGAACGTTTCGTCGTAGATGAAGTTCCTCCCGGTTATCTCGCTCATTATCTTGACGAGGGAGGATATCTCTACGTCGACGAAGTTCAGGGTGATGTCCGCGGCCCTGCCCTTTTTCTGCCCTTCTGATTTCTGCGAGTAGGCGGGCTCGCATACGAGCATGACCGTCAAGATGATAAGGAATAGATGAGCCGTTATTTTGTCGAATTTCATATACCTCATCGCGGGGTCCGGATGCGCTCTTTTGCGGCATGGGTTGGGGAAGAATTCGTAAGCGGCTAATACGGCTGTGAACGGGCGCTCAACAGGACGAAACGCTATAATTATAACACACAATTTTCGGTGCGGACTATGCATCTTACCTTATCGAATAATGAAAGCTTTTCGGCTTTCCCTGCCTGATGATGTCGAGGTCTATCGCCTCTTGCCCCTTTAAGGCAGCCAGTACCTGTACCGCCTTTTCCGGGGAGTCTATCCTGTAGCCGTTTATGCTGGTGAGGACGTCGCCGTTCTTAAGTCCTATGGCGTCGAATACGCCTTTGGGCTTTATTTCGGTCAAGAGAAAGCCCTGGACGGCCCCGTTTGATACGTTGGGGGTAAGCCTCGCGTCCGAGAGTACCCGGCCCATGTCGCTAACCGCGTTCTCGACCGCCTTCTGGTCAAGGACCCACGAGCTCTCCGAGAGCTGTTTCGTGTATGTCCTGGAGGCGCTCTCTCTTTTCTCCGCGCTCTCCCGGCCCATCATCGTGAGGCCCGGAGGTATGGCCTCCTCGAAGACCGTGAATGTGACCTCGCTTGCGCCGGTAGAGATGACGGCCTTGTCCCGGCCTATTTCAGTGAGCACACCGGAGCCAAAGACGGTGTCACCGGCCTTGAAGACCTCCTGCCCCCCGCCAGCCTTCTCGAATACGGCGAAGGAGCGTCGCCCGGAGTATGTTCCAAGGAGCTTCAGGTCTGAAAGGCCCTGGGCGGAGGCGACGGAGGCTTCCAGGAGGTCGATCTTCGTAAGTTTTTTCGCTGTTCCCGGGAAGACGCCTTTTTCGACAATGGCCGAATATTCCTCGAAGGCCGGCTCATTGGGCCCAAGCGTCTGTTCCGGCGCGGCTTTCGGCTTTGTCTCAGGCGGGTACATGAGGACAAGATAATCCCTTGCCAGCAGTCCAAGGACCGGAAAGACCGCCACGGCGAGGAGGATGTTTAAGAACTTAAGCCTGGACATCTTGGGACTTCTCTTTCTTCCGAAGGGCGCGACAAGGTCATCTTTTCCTGTAGAGCGCCTCTTTTACCGTCGTATTCCTGATCGAATAGGTTATAAGCTGGGACCTTGTGGTTATTTCCAGCTTTTTGAATATCCTGTGGAGATGCGTCTTTACCGTATGCTCGCTTATCCTGAGCTTCTCGGCTATCTCCCTGTTCCGAAGGCCCCTTCCTGTAAGGGCCACTATCTCTTTTTCCTTGGGAGATAGAACGCCCTTGTCCTTTTTGAGCTTGTTCACGCTCCAGAGGAGGTCATTTACCGTGGCCTTGTCCATCCATACGTCGCCAGCGGCAACCGATCGAATGGCCTTTTTAAGGACCGGAAGCGTTGCCTGTGAAAGGAGGACGCCTTTCAGGCCATTTGTCACTATGGCTGAGATGATGTTGTCTTTACCGCAGTCGGTATCGAGTAAGATGAACCCGTTCTGTCTTGAAGGGTCGAGGGTCTGGAATGCGCCGTACAGTGTAGGGAAATCGGTCAGTATGACATCGGCCGATGCGATGTCCTCAGGGGTAAGTTCGGTCCCGGCAAAGATGTAGTCGGTCTCAAAATCCTCCACGTCATCCAACAGCCTGGTCACACCTTCAGAGAAAAGGTTGTTGCTGAATGCGACCATCACTCTGATGCTCATCAAAGCCCCACCTCTTTTATTGTTGCGACTTTTTACAGATCAAGGCAACAGCCGGCACAATACGGCAGGACTACCGCGACATCACTGGAGACTGGTATTATTCTTTCTACATCACCTTCTTTCCATAAGTGCCGCACCATGGTGCAAAGACCGCGGGCATCAAAGTAAATTGTAACAAATCCCGCGCGATTTTCAAGTGCGCATCCTTTGATCCTCTGCGGTGGTGCGTAAAGTTCTTCCTGGAATACGGCTTCCTGGATCTCCTGTGGCCTCTAAAACCTCGATTTTTGGCAAGCTGGTCTATTCCAAGCATAATTAACTGAAATACGTTAAAATCGAATATGAGAGGGGGCTTTGGCGATAAAAATGGACAGGAGCAATATGAAAAAAAATATAGACCGTTTTTTCGCGCCAGCCATTTATCTTGTAAATCGCCTTAAGTACCTCCATAAATTTCTCCTGATAAGCGCTTTTTTCTCCATACCTATCGCTGTTTCGATGTATCTGTTGATACAAAACAACATACACTACTGGGAAGACTTTACCCAAAAGGAAGTCCATGGGGTGCAGTACGTCGATTTTTTAAGGCACCTCCTCGAGGACGCTCAGACACACAGGGGCCTCTCGATGCTCTATCTGGCCGGGGAAAGGGCGCCGGTCGCAAGGAGGCTTTCAGAGAAAGGCTCCGATATCGACGATGGTATGAACAGGTTCGACCCCCTTGCCGGGACGCTTGAAGAAGGTAGTAAAAAACAATGGAAGGCGGTAAGGGAGAGTTGGCGGGCCGTTAAGCAGGCCGGGCCGCTTACCGCTTCCGAGACATACAGGGCGCATAACGTCGTCGCGGACAATCTGACCCTCATGATAGAGATGACGGCCTATGATAATAAGCTCATTCTCGACCCGGACCCCGATAGTTATTTCCTGGTCAACCTTATGATAAGAGAGCTTCCACGGACGACCGACCATGTCGGGAGATTAAGGGCTCTTGGCTCTTACGCGCTTGGCAAGAGCCCTGGCGTCGATAATGAAGAGCTCATGTACGGGATCGGGGCGGCAAAGAGCAGGCTCGAGTCCCTTGAAGGAGAGCTTGCGATAGCGGAGACACTGCCGGAGTTCAAGGCAGATGCCGCTTTGGCGGTCATAAAATCTGACCTGGGGCTGATAAAATCCAGGTCAGAAGAATATCTCAAACTCGTTGACGGGATCGTCCACGAGAAAAACCATGGGATCACGCCTCTGGTTTTTTTTGACGCCTCGACCAGCGAGATACTCCTGCCTGTCTATAAAAGCTATGACGCATCAAAGGGCGAGCTCTTGAGACTGTTAGCGGCCCGAATGAAATCACTCGAGCGCCAGAGTTTTTTCGCGTGGAGCGCGACCATAACAGTGCTTGCCGCGGTCCTGTACCTTCTTGCCGGGTTCTATCTGTCGGTTATACGCACTGTCTCCAGGCTGGGTGTCTCCACAAGGCAGATGAGCCGCACCGGATTGCCTGAGATAATAACGCTTGAGAGCAGGGACGAATTGAACGAGGTCGTCATGCGTTTCAACGAGGTCGCGGTGGCGCTACGCCGGAGCCACTTGATACTGTTGCTTTCCGAGCGGCTGGCAAAGGTCGGGAGCTGGGACCTCGACATGGCTACCGGCTCGATGCACTGTTCGCCAGAGGTCTACAGCATCTACCAGGCAGACCCTGTGAACGCACCGAACCCAAGCCTGCTACTGTTGCTCCGGGGTGTCCATCCGGATGACGCGCAGATGGTAAAAGACAGGATACAGAAAGGGGCGAGCGCCGGTAATATCCCTTTGTTCGAGTACAGGCTGAGATTACAGGACGGCTCGATTCGGTATCTGTCCTGTGAAGGTACTTCAGCTACTTACGCCCCCGGCGGCACGGCGAGCATGACGGGGTTTGTCCAGGATATTACCAACCGGAAAAAAACTGAAGAGGAGCTTCGTGAGGCTCTTAAAAAGGTAAAGCAGTTGAGCGGGCTTCTGCCGATATGCGCTTCATGCAAGAAGATAAGGGACGACGAAGGCTATTGGGAGGCGATCGAGATGTATATAGAAAGGCATTCGGAGGCGGAGTTCAGCCACAGCCTTTGCGACGACTGCGTTAAAAAGCTCTATCCTGATTTTTATGATAAAAACCATAACAACAAGGACAGGAAATGAAGAGGGTGGGCCTGGCGTGATTTAATGATATGTTGATTTTACACTTGACATTGTTCCTTCCTGTAGCTATTATTGCTCATTAACCTTGACGCCATTCGGTCGGTGTCAGCTGTGTCTTGGTTGGCATCCCTTTTCAACCTCACCCAGAATAACTTAAACGATCTCGCCTAGACCGACCCATACCTGGGTAGGCTGATTCAGGAGTATTTTTATGTCTTTTGATTCTCTCGGCCTCAAGGCCGAACTGCTCAGTGCCGTTGCGGCTCAGGGCTACACCGTTCCGACGCCTGTACAGGCCAGGACTATTCCCATTATACTCGAAGG
It includes:
- a CDS encoding type II secretion system protein GspD, yielding MRYMKFDKITAHLFLIILTVMLVCEPAYSQKSEGQKKGRAADITLNFVDVEISSLVKIMSEITGRNFIYDETFRGKVTIIAPGKLTSDEALNLFISALELKNFTVIPTDGYYKIIQSSAAKQSGTRVVRDPGSVRPDEYIVRLIPLNTISVQDAFSAVQPLVSKNGQISVFGTRNALLLVDTAQNIEKILAILKSIDEPSVVKAPEVIYLKYAQADAVAGILRREEQRRTGIRRGDNLESTITPDERLNAIILSDSVSDREFFRDFINLLDVPPPEASSRINVYYLENADAEDLAKVIDALIRPGAAQAAQPQPGGAPQITQEITGRISVTPSKATNSLIIMASPADYQNLVQVIEKLDRRPKQVFVEAMITEVTVDKAIELGTKFRLSAEKENAPVAIGGVGSIDASSIQTILNGLAGLTIGGLGNLLTIPVTRADGTSFNLTAPGFAVLFSLSEFKDIINVLSTPHILTSDNSEAEIMVGENVPFLASLERQAGTAGQPLLQSIERRDVGIRLKIRPKISEGDFVKLDIYQEISAVSPSRTGGAADIITTKRSAQTSVVVKNNQTVVIGGLIQNRNTSNTTKVPLLGDIPLFGWLFKSTTDQRQKTNLLVFITPYIIEDFKGLEDLRDRKQREFDKNGALKGRLDKNGSIEQEETVNVDG
- a CDS encoding type II secretion system protein GspE, translating into MDSDLFEAMPKGGFHRIKEIRDEYVDTSILEKVTLSYVKKNLVMPLKVKEGHLLVALAGPRGIFTVNELERITGFPVKPVFAEEKQITDAINRFFDRLSGSAQEVIDGLGSVSLDSISTAWEEPKDLVDLAEEAPIIKILNSLLFKAVKDRASDIHIEPYEREVEVRFRIDGVLYPVLTPPKTIQEALASRVKIMAGLDIAEKRLPQDGKIRLLVAGKDVYVRVSVIPTSYGERIVLRILDRKAEIIRLERLGLTPAQVSSLEALLARNSGIILVTGPTGSGKTTTLYSAISSINSTTRNIITIEDPVEYQLKGIGQIHVNPKIGLTFAHGLRSILRQDPDVIMVGEIRDRETAEIAIQASLTGHLVLSTLHTNDTASAVTRLVDMGIEPFLAASSISGILAQRLVRLLCPECKKSYAATPEESRLFASPPQELYAAAGCERCSGTGYFGRAGIFEFLVPGPEMRPMILKNQDADTMKRHAVSKGMKTMMEDGLTKAAMGLTSLAEVLRVTRDDGD